The sequence below is a genomic window from Pseudosulfitobacter sp. DSM 107133.
CGATACGGTGTTCGAGCCCGAGGACAACATCGCATCGCTGATGGAGATGATGGGCGCGATGATCGCGGGCCGCTTTGGCACGCCGGCCACGCTGGACCAGCAAAAGACGTTTTTCGGCAAACACATCGCCCCTTGGGCGGGACATTTCTTTTCCGATCTGGAGGGGGCCAAAACGTCGGTCTTCTACGCGCCCGTGGGCAAGATCGGCCGCGCCTTCATGGAGGTCGAATCCGAGGCCTTCCGGCTGAGCGGCACCTGACATTCACCCAAGCGGGCCACTGGTTCGCGCAACACTGATTTTACCAAGAGGAGGCAAAGATGACCAAGCAATCCGACGCACCAAAGGTCCGCAAGGACCGGCGTGCGTTCCTGAAATTTGCGGGCACCGCCGCACCGCTGGCTGCGGTTGCCGTGGCCACCGGCACGACCGAGGCGCAGGCCGCCCCCGTCGAGGCAGACCTGTCATCGGACAAGATGCAGGACACCGCACACACCCGCGCCTATTACGCCAGCGCGCGGTTCTAGGCTTCGGCCCGGACCCAAGACACCGCACGGCCCGTTCCCGGACCTGCAACACCGGCAATAAGCGACTGGTTGCGTGACGCCCGACTGCGAATTGCCATCCATTAGCCACCAGATGCGGGCCAAGACCCGCGTTCAGGGAGTGAAGATATGTTGAGGAAAAAGACCAACGGGGTTGCGCGACGCCCCCAGCGGACAAGTATCCTGTCTGACGTGGCCCGGTCCAAGATCGACCGCCGTGCGTTTCTGCGCGGTTCAGGGCTGGCCATTGGCGGCCTTGCTGCCATTGCTGCGACAGGCGGCACCGTCCAACAAGCCAATGCCGCAACGGCAGCGGCGACAGGCGCCATCGAAATCAAGAAATCCATTTGCACCCACTGTTCGGTGGGCTGCACGGTCATCGCCGAAGTGTCGGGCGGTGTCTGGGTCGGGCAGGAACCCGGCTGGGACAGCCCGTTCAACCTGGGCGCCCACTGCGCCAAAGGGGCGTCGGTGCGTGAACACGCCCACGGCGAACGCCGCCTGAAGTACCCGATGAAGAAAGTCGGCGGCGAATGGCAGCGCATCAGCTGGGAGCAGGCGATCAACGAGATCGGCGA
It includes:
- a CDS encoding twin-arginine translocation pathway signal protein, whose amino-acid sequence is MTKQSDAPKVRKDRRAFLKFAGTAAPLAAVAVATGTTEAQAAPVEADLSSDKMQDTAHTRAYYASARF